From the genome of Sphingobacterium kitahiroshimense, one region includes:
- a CDS encoding TolC family protein, whose amino-acid sequence MLTIGLLLSAISEVQASDTLRTSLEDIISKSLLNSKQIETSYLQIEESKLAVQQQRMELLPEISLRGSASYATNMPVYDHGLFNKPSQHDVIHYLYDTGVDFYLNLYNGHKDMMKIESRKLEQVLASIAWANDKAGIKLDVCNLFLDLERSYMDKTLIESDIIDQKAQLKEIKNLYTSGALLHSDVLRMELELSKRELLLVQIDHDIQAFNQRLNFIIGGDATIVPVPHDFIVKVDSYDESWAFAKHHAFVLQQSEQEVKIKQLAIKQSKANYLPELGLAGNFTFANPQIFLYPYNDSWYNLGIVGLKLKIPISAVYSNKNLVRIAKVAVDREEVKHHLEEEHMQHQLLQAHLDYKLACVQRDVCLKNVGLAKENARIIKNRYFKSSALVTDLLDADMEHLKTLFELETAKIAIQKHYYFIEFLKGTI is encoded by the coding sequence ATGCTAACAATTGGGTTGTTATTATCTGCTATTTCAGAAGTCCAGGCTTCTGATACGTTACGAACATCTTTGGAAGATATAATCAGTAAGTCATTGCTGAATTCCAAGCAAATAGAAACTTCCTATTTGCAGATTGAAGAAAGTAAATTGGCAGTCCAACAACAGCGAATGGAATTGCTCCCGGAAATTTCATTACGTGGTTCTGCTAGTTATGCAACCAATATGCCCGTCTATGATCATGGACTATTTAACAAACCAAGTCAACACGATGTCATTCATTATTTATATGATACTGGGGTTGATTTTTATCTAAATCTTTACAATGGTCATAAAGATATGATGAAAATTGAATCCCGAAAATTGGAACAGGTGCTTGCTTCTATTGCGTGGGCAAATGATAAAGCAGGGATCAAATTGGATGTATGTAATCTGTTTTTAGATCTAGAAAGATCTTATATGGATAAAACCTTAATTGAATCAGATATTATTGATCAGAAAGCCCAGTTAAAAGAAATAAAAAATTTATATACTTCGGGTGCTTTACTCCATAGTGATGTGTTGCGTATGGAACTGGAACTTTCTAAACGCGAACTGTTGCTGGTTCAAATTGACCATGATATTCAAGCATTCAATCAGAGATTAAATTTCATTATTGGTGGCGATGCCACAATCGTTCCAGTGCCACATGATTTTATAGTAAAGGTTGATAGTTATGATGAATCCTGGGCTTTTGCTAAACACCATGCTTTTGTGTTGCAGCAATCTGAACAGGAAGTGAAAATAAAACAGCTGGCAATTAAGCAATCTAAAGCAAATTATCTGCCAGAACTTGGTCTTGCTGGTAATTTTACTTTTGCCAATCCACAGATATTTCTATACCCATATAATGATAGTTGGTATAATTTAGGAATTGTCGGTCTCAAATTGAAGATCCCAATTTCAGCTGTTTATAGTAATAAAAATCTCGTAAGAATTGCGAAAGTTGCAGTGGATAGAGAAGAAGTAAAGCACCATCTAGAAGAAGAGCATATGCAACATCAACTTTTACAAGCACATCTGGATTATAAATTAGCTTGTGTACAACGAGATGTGTGCTTGAAGAATGTTGGTCTTGCCAAAGAAAATGCTCGTATTATCAAAAACCGTTATTTTAAATCATCAGCTCTTGTTACAGATCTGTTAGACGCAGACATGGAGCATCTAAAAACGTTATTTGAACTCGAAACTGCTAAAATAGCAATACAGAAACACTATTATTTTATTGAATTCTTAAAAGGTACTATTTAA
- a CDS encoding zf-TFIIB domain-containing protein, translated as MKCPNCNETLLMTERHQVEIDYCPICRGVWLDKGELDKLMSYAAEQNKVSSNTYEDRSVRPEHSNRERSDYREHYREGHRDDHNKHQQYPKKKKSFLSDFFDFD; from the coding sequence ATGAAATGTCCAAATTGCAACGAAACTTTATTGATGACAGAGCGTCATCAGGTTGAAATTGATTATTGCCCTATTTGTAGAGGTGTCTGGTTGGATAAAGGAGAACTTGATAAGTTGATGTCTTATGCCGCTGAGCAAAACAAAGTATCTTCAAATACTTATGAAGATCGATCAGTCCGTCCTGAGCATAGCAATAGGGAAAGATCCGATTATCGTGAGCATTATCGCGAGGGTCACCGTGATGACCATAATAAACATCAGCAATATCCTAAAAAGAAGAAATCATTTCTTTCAGATTTCTTTGATTTTGACTAA
- a CDS encoding discoidin domain-containing protein, whose translation MKNKSFYVLCSLVLLTVFSCKDITQDLSNYDKDESGLGKKQALNLTNEWRNNPYKLNVVYFVPNDLDSIPNFRKRLSKILLDAQEMFASNMDREGFGRKSFGLDLINDSLINIIYIPGNFGKATYPYEGGSGAVKSEVDAYYALNPSAKKSEHNLIVIPTYNSDPANPGGPPFYGTGTTCYALDYVNLDAKNLGIGGDIGWKATVWIGGMIHELGHGLNASHNRMNKTLAPTLGTALMGSGNSTYGISTTSLTQATTATFNNSQVFSTVTRTDWYQAASVDITSLSASVASNKIIFSGKFTATKPVKDVVIWHDRSPYGGNQDYDAVQWSTKVIGVDSFRFECPLADFYDLTGDYQLRVGFMHENGSRSTYSYLYSFVNNLPDLSKVVVHNLLPTTGWSIIAADSQENGAPASNVLDKNRSTIWHTPWSSAQAPQPHYFSVNMGALRSVKGVAFRNRDNLNGAMKDINIYSSTNGTSWSLVKTAQLIQVSGSWINVDFTSVLNTQYLKIESTSSWGNFFYSHLADFGVYSN comes from the coding sequence ATGAAGAATAAATCTTTTTACGTACTCTGTAGTCTAGTGCTACTTACTGTATTCTCTTGTAAAGACATTACACAGGATTTGAGTAATTATGACAAGGATGAATCCGGTCTAGGCAAAAAGCAAGCGCTTAATTTGACTAATGAATGGCGCAACAATCCCTACAAATTAAATGTCGTTTACTTTGTGCCAAATGATTTGGATTCTATACCAAATTTCAGAAAGCGCCTGAGTAAGATATTACTCGATGCGCAGGAAATGTTTGCTTCGAACATGGACCGCGAAGGTTTTGGTCGTAAATCTTTTGGTTTGGATCTGATCAACGATTCTTTAATTAACATTATCTACATTCCAGGTAATTTTGGGAAAGCAACTTATCCTTATGAGGGGGGGAGTGGCGCAGTGAAATCGGAAGTGGATGCTTACTATGCTTTAAATCCTTCTGCAAAGAAAAGTGAGCATAATCTGATTGTCATTCCTACTTACAATAGTGATCCGGCGAATCCAGGAGGTCCGCCATTTTATGGAACGGGTACCACATGTTATGCGCTGGACTATGTGAATTTAGACGCTAAAAATTTAGGAATAGGTGGCGATATCGGCTGGAAAGCAACAGTATGGATTGGAGGAATGATTCATGAGCTAGGTCATGGTCTTAACGCTAGCCATAACCGCATGAATAAAACATTGGCTCCTACTTTAGGTACGGCATTGATGGGAAGTGGTAATTCGACTTATGGCATCTCTACAACTTCGCTGACACAAGCTACTACAGCAACATTTAATAATAGTCAAGTATTCAGTACAGTAACGCGTACAGATTGGTACCAAGCGGCCTCTGTAGATATTACATCATTATCAGCTTCTGTAGCTAGCAATAAAATTATTTTTTCAGGTAAGTTTACAGCGACTAAGCCGGTGAAAGATGTCGTGATTTGGCATGATAGAAGTCCATATGGTGGCAATCAGGATTATGATGCTGTGCAATGGTCGACTAAAGTGATTGGCGTTGACAGCTTTAGATTTGAGTGCCCATTGGCAGATTTTTACGATTTAACTGGAGACTATCAGCTTCGTGTTGGTTTTATGCATGAGAACGGTAGCCGGTCGACTTATAGTTACTTATATAGTTTTGTCAATAATCTTCCTGATTTGTCTAAAGTTGTTGTTCACAACTTGTTACCGACAACAGGCTGGTCAATCATAGCAGCTGATAGTCAAGAAAATGGTGCGCCTGCAAGCAACGTTTTAGATAAAAATAGAAGTACAATATGGCATACGCCTTGGTCGTCAGCTCAAGCGCCACAGCCGCATTATTTTTCTGTGAATATGGGGGCTTTGAGATCTGTAAAAGGAGTCGCTTTTAGAAATCGGGATAACCTAAACGGGGCGATGAAGGATATTAATATTTACTCAAGTACAAATGGTACTAGCTGGTCGTTGGTAAAAACAGCTCAATTGATACAAGTGTCAGGAAGTTGGATCAATGTAGATTTTACATCGGTACTAAATACACAGTATCTAAAAATAGAGTCGACAAGTTCGTGGGGTAATTTCTTCTATTCACATTTAGCTGATTTTGGAGTTTATTCAAATTAA
- a CDS encoding ABC-F family ATP-binding cassette domain-containing protein yields MINVSNLSLRYGKRVLFEDVNLKFTPGNCYGIIGANGAGKSTFLKIVSGEIDPSTGSVAFTPGDRMSVLSQDHYAFDEFTVLETVMMGNHELYKIMKEKDAIYMKEDFSDADGERAGELESLFAEMDGWNAESNAATLLSSLGIKEEFHYKLVSEIDGNQKVRVLLAQALFGKPDILILDEPTNDLDINTIAWLEDFLASYEAIVLVVSHDRHFLDAVCTHTVDIDFGKMTIYTGNYSFWYESSQLALKQRTDQNKKTEDKVKELQEFIRRFSANASKSKQATSRKKALDKINIDEIKPSNRKYPAIMFNTMNREPGDQTLQVEGLSKTVNGEVFFKDITFMINKGDKIAVLGANSLITSAFYDILTGRDKDFKGDIKWGITITPADMPMDNSPFFEGRTENLVDWLRDYTTNPDADEQFIRGFLGKMLFSGEEVLKKCSVLSGGEKMRCMFSRMMLQGANFLIFDEPTNHLDLESITALNNGMVDFKGSMLFTSRDHELTETVANRIIELTPKGIIDKLMTYDEYINSEVVQAQRAEMYK; encoded by the coding sequence ATGATTAATGTATCCAATCTTTCTCTTCGCTACGGTAAACGCGTATTGTTCGAAGATGTCAATCTCAAATTCACACCTGGTAACTGTTACGGTATTATTGGTGCCAATGGAGCTGGAAAATCGACTTTCTTGAAAATTGTTTCTGGAGAAATTGATCCTTCTACAGGTTCCGTTGCTTTTACACCAGGCGATAGAATGTCGGTATTAAGCCAAGATCACTATGCTTTTGACGAATTTACAGTTTTGGAAACCGTAATGATGGGTAATCATGAGCTATACAAAATCATGAAAGAGAAAGATGCGATCTATATGAAAGAAGATTTCTCTGATGCTGACGGTGAACGCGCTGGTGAATTAGAAAGCTTATTTGCTGAAATGGACGGCTGGAATGCTGAATCAAATGCCGCAACACTCTTAAGTAGTTTAGGTATTAAAGAAGAATTCCATTATAAATTAGTTTCAGAAATTGACGGTAATCAAAAAGTACGTGTCTTATTGGCGCAGGCTTTATTTGGTAAACCAGATATTTTGATTCTCGATGAGCCTACCAACGATCTTGATATTAATACAATTGCATGGTTAGAAGATTTCTTAGCTTCTTATGAAGCTATCGTATTAGTTGTATCCCATGATCGTCACTTCTTAGATGCTGTATGTACGCATACAGTAGATATTGATTTTGGTAAAATGACCATCTATACCGGTAACTACTCTTTCTGGTACGAGTCTTCTCAATTAGCGTTGAAACAACGTACTGATCAGAATAAGAAAACTGAAGATAAGGTTAAAGAATTGCAGGAATTTATTCGTCGCTTCTCGGCCAATGCATCAAAATCAAAACAAGCAACTTCACGTAAGAAAGCTTTAGATAAGATCAACATTGATGAAATTAAGCCTTCTAACCGTAAATATCCTGCGATCATGTTTAATACCATGAACAGAGAACCAGGAGATCAAACTTTACAGGTAGAAGGATTGAGCAAAACAGTTAACGGCGAAGTTTTCTTCAAAGACATCACCTTCATGATTAACAAAGGTGATAAAATTGCAGTATTAGGTGCAAATTCATTGATTACTTCGGCATTCTATGATATCCTTACAGGACGTGACAAAGATTTCAAAGGAGATATTAAATGGGGTATTACGATCACTCCTGCAGATATGCCAATGGATAATTCACCTTTCTTCGAAGGTAGAACAGAAAATCTGGTTGATTGGCTAAGAGATTACACAACAAACCCTGATGCTGATGAGCAATTTATTCGCGGTTTCTTAGGTAAGATGTTGTTCTCTGGAGAAGAAGTCTTGAAAAAATGTTCAGTACTTTCCGGAGGTGAGAAGATGCGCTGTATGTTCTCCAGAATGATGCTTCAAGGTGCAAACTTCTTAATCTTTGATGAGCCAACGAATCACTTGGACTTAGAATCCATTACTGCTTTGAACAACGGTATGGTTGATTTTAAAGGTTCCATGTTATTCACTTCTCGTGACCACGAATTAACTGAAACGGTAGCAAACCGTATTATTGAATTAACTCCAAAAGGTATCATCGACAAGTTGATGACTTACGATGAGTATATTAATAGTGAAGTTGTACAGGCACAGCGTGCTGAAATGTATAAATAA
- a CDS encoding IS4 family transposase, translating to MVNINVFSQILSLIDRGGFNFLVRKHESDKHHKGINSWTHLVSMLFCHLSSADSVRDISNGLRSTTGNMHHMGISRVPSKSNLSYMNAHRDHVLFRDLYIGLLDTLWQKQTHLRSELRMLKRKVLLMDATVIPLCLSVFDWARFRSAKGAVKLHTVLDYDGCMPSFVHITDGKTHESTLAKTLSFPKGCVVVVDRGYVDYAWMNVLDSTGCFFVTRSKSNMKYTVLKSWKSDELKEAGVIEDQVIALDGSSAARYGDKKMRLVRVWDSIKNLEYEFLTNHFQWKAATVAALYKERWEIETFFKHLKQRLKVTSFVGTSQNAVYIQIWTALIGILLFKYIQKRAKYSWNLSNLVNFIRLNIFVKIDLWKWADDPFISGKPPDQNGQFNLF from the coding sequence ATGGTAAATATAAATGTATTTTCTCAGATTCTCTCGCTTATCGACCGCGGTGGTTTCAATTTTTTGGTGCGCAAGCATGAGTCAGACAAGCACCACAAGGGGATCAACAGCTGGACGCATTTGGTAAGCATGCTTTTCTGCCATTTATCGTCTGCAGATTCTGTCAGGGACATCAGCAACGGTTTGCGGAGTACGACGGGCAATATGCACCACATGGGTATCAGCAGGGTGCCCAGCAAGTCCAATCTTTCCTACATGAATGCGCATCGTGACCACGTGTTATTCCGCGACCTGTATATTGGGTTATTGGACACACTCTGGCAGAAGCAGACGCATCTTCGCTCAGAACTGCGCATGCTGAAACGCAAAGTGCTGCTGATGGATGCCACGGTGATCCCGCTCTGCCTGTCGGTGTTTGATTGGGCAAGGTTCCGAAGTGCCAAAGGTGCGGTGAAGTTGCATACGGTACTGGATTACGATGGCTGTATGCCCAGCTTCGTGCATATTACCGATGGCAAAACACATGAATCCACCCTGGCAAAGACCCTATCCTTTCCCAAAGGATGTGTGGTAGTGGTGGATCGGGGCTATGTCGATTACGCCTGGATGAACGTTTTGGACAGCACTGGCTGCTTTTTCGTAACAAGGAGCAAATCCAATATGAAATATACGGTATTGAAGTCCTGGAAAAGCGATGAACTGAAAGAAGCCGGGGTGATTGAAGATCAGGTTATTGCCTTGGATGGCAGCTCAGCAGCTCGGTACGGAGATAAGAAGATGCGTCTTGTCCGGGTTTGGGACAGCATCAAAAATTTAGAATACGAGTTCCTGACCAATCATTTTCAGTGGAAGGCTGCCACCGTAGCTGCACTTTACAAAGAGCGCTGGGAGATCGAGACGTTCTTTAAACACCTCAAGCAGCGGCTGAAGGTCACCAGTTTTGTAGGCACCTCCCAGAATGCCGTTTACATCCAGATATGGACAGCCCTGATCGGGATATTACTCTTCAAGTATATTCAGAAAAGGGCGAAATATAGCTGGAACCTGTCAAATCTGGTGAATTTCATACGGCTGAATATCTTCGTGAAGATTGATCTGTGGAAATGGGCCGATGACCCGTTTATTTCGGGCAAACCGCCCGATCAAAATGGACAGTTTAACCTTTTCTGA
- a CDS encoding TonB-dependent receptor yields the protein MKRTLLNFIIIAIIGVAKTTPSFAQGSNIIELTGHIIDQNTKEPLPGITITIQGTVNGTSTNNKGDFKLNTKAKYPFTLKVSGVGFETKTYEVTGPESNLNLALLTQTILGKEVVVTASRTQESILKSPVSIEKLDIRAIRESPAPSFYDALENVKGVQMTTSSITFKIPNTRGFNIPNNFRFVQLADGVDMQAATLGVPLGNAIGPTELDIASIEITPGASSALYGMNAINGMANLLTKNPFLYEGLSVYSKNGLNHTGGTGRELSNLTENAVRFAKSFNNKFAFKVNLSYLRGTDWLSNSYQDQNPNTLNTANPSFPELSGSNNPAYDGWNIYGDENNNAVTLSGLNINGKANQSLIVRRTGYKEEELSKPTVENLKFDAALHYRLTENAELSYSYRFGQMDGVFQRGNKIQLDNVKVQNHKLELKGNDYSIKTYLSTENTGDSYNIKPLADNLDLTHLSNNAWRDLYKNSLQTQLNEGISLTDALRNARIVADKGRVEPGTKDFDELKNTITKINNWDHLNAGVKTGTATGGAQLKQMSRTYHVNAQWDLSRHINIFNLLIGGDATIYEVVPDGNNFVDFKRPIADRSQPLSNGSFGENVYYKKVGGFGQITKSLLDEKLKLFGSLRVDYNPEFSAKINPRIAAVYTLKEKHNLRASFQNGYRFPALFEALSFVNNGNVRRVGGLSYINEGLGYLDNSYTLQSVNSFNAAVNKDVATGLTANDAALKNRELLAITNLKATEPESIKSFEIGYKAVLFQNKLAIDWDLYSNVYNGFLGQVEVAVPSTDKITTDASVIDMLASNRSKQTRYRVYTNAKNSYNNYGSSLGITYNFSGNYTVSGNINYSDITKNKESDLFVTGFNTPKWASNLSFGNRQILPNVGFNLVWKWQDAFDWESPLVNARVSAYNNIDAQVSYKMPKTTIKLGGSNILNNHYIQYAGGPTLGALYYMAITFDNILTK from the coding sequence ATGAAAAGAACATTACTAAATTTTATTATCATCGCGATTATTGGGGTGGCCAAAACTACTCCATCTTTTGCTCAAGGGTCCAATATTATTGAACTCACCGGTCATATTATTGACCAGAACACAAAAGAACCTTTGCCCGGAATTACCATTACAATTCAAGGAACTGTAAACGGAACATCAACGAATAACAAAGGTGATTTTAAACTCAACACAAAGGCAAAATATCCTTTTACATTAAAAGTATCTGGAGTTGGTTTTGAAACAAAAACTTACGAAGTAACAGGTCCAGAATCCAACTTAAATTTAGCATTATTGACGCAAACAATTCTCGGAAAAGAAGTGGTAGTCACGGCATCACGAACACAGGAAAGTATCTTAAAATCTCCTGTTTCAATTGAAAAATTAGATATCAGAGCTATTAGAGAATCCCCTGCCCCTAGTTTTTATGATGCACTTGAAAATGTTAAGGGTGTTCAAATGACCACTTCAAGCATTACTTTCAAAATTCCTAATACCAGAGGTTTCAATATTCCTAATAACTTTAGATTTGTTCAGTTGGCTGATGGTGTAGATATGCAAGCGGCGACATTAGGTGTTCCATTAGGTAATGCCATAGGTCCCACAGAATTGGATATTGCAAGTATAGAAATAACTCCTGGCGCTTCTTCTGCTCTTTATGGTATGAATGCCATTAATGGGATGGCTAATCTATTGACAAAAAACCCGTTTTTATACGAAGGATTAAGCGTTTACTCCAAAAATGGGTTAAATCATACCGGCGGTACTGGTCGAGAATTGAGTAATTTGACAGAAAATGCCGTCCGCTTTGCCAAATCTTTCAATAATAAATTTGCATTCAAAGTCAATCTTAGCTATTTAAGAGGAACAGACTGGTTGTCTAATTCTTATCAGGATCAAAATCCAAACACATTAAACACAGCAAACCCTAGCTTCCCAGAACTTTCGGGAAGTAATAACCCAGCCTACGATGGCTGGAATATTTATGGTGACGAAAATAATAATGCTGTGACCCTTTCGGGTTTGAACATTAATGGTAAAGCAAACCAATCTCTAATTGTGAGACGTACAGGTTACAAAGAGGAAGAGCTTTCAAAGCCTACAGTTGAAAATTTAAAATTTGATGCCGCATTACATTATCGCCTTACTGAAAATGCGGAATTATCTTATAGCTACCGATTTGGTCAAATGGATGGCGTCTTTCAAAGAGGAAATAAAATTCAATTGGATAATGTAAAGGTTCAAAATCATAAATTAGAATTAAAAGGAAATGACTATTCTATAAAAACCTACCTTTCTACTGAAAACACGGGTGACTCCTATAATATTAAACCTTTGGCAGACAATTTAGACCTGACTCATTTATCTAATAATGCATGGCGAGATCTTTATAAAAACTCATTGCAAACACAGTTAAATGAAGGAATATCTTTAACAGATGCTTTAAGAAATGCTAGAATAGTAGCTGACAAAGGTCGTGTAGAACCTGGTACAAAAGATTTTGATGAACTAAAAAATACCATTACTAAAATCAATAATTGGGATCATTTGAATGCAGGCGTTAAAACCGGTACCGCAACAGGTGGTGCTCAATTGAAACAAATGAGCAGAACTTACCACGTTAATGCACAATGGGATTTAAGCCGACACATCAATATTTTCAACTTATTAATAGGGGGTGATGCGACCATTTATGAAGTAGTTCCTGACGGAAACAACTTTGTGGATTTTAAAAGACCTATAGCAGACAGGAGTCAGCCTTTGTCAAATGGTTCTTTTGGTGAAAATGTCTATTACAAAAAAGTTGGTGGTTTTGGACAGATTACAAAATCTCTTCTGGATGAGAAATTAAAACTTTTTGGATCATTACGAGTTGATTATAATCCTGAATTCTCAGCAAAAATTAATCCTAGGATTGCAGCAGTATATACCCTAAAGGAAAAACATAACCTTAGAGCATCTTTTCAAAATGGATATCGCTTTCCTGCTCTATTTGAAGCACTATCATTTGTCAATAACGGAAATGTACGTCGCGTAGGAGGCTTGTCCTATATCAATGAAGGACTTGGATACTTAGATAATTCATATACCCTTCAATCCGTAAATAGTTTTAATGCAGCGGTAAACAAGGATGTCGCAACTGGATTGACAGCTAATGATGCGGCACTTAAAAACCGGGAACTTTTAGCTATTACAAATTTAAAGGCAACAGAGCCAGAAAGTATCAAGTCTTTCGAAATTGGCTATAAAGCGGTATTGTTTCAAAACAAATTAGCTATTGACTGGGATCTTTACAGCAATGTCTATAATGGATTTTTAGGTCAGGTAGAAGTCGCCGTCCCATCTACAGATAAGATCACAACAGATGCATCTGTTATTGATATGTTAGCTAGTAATAGATCCAAACAAACTCGTTACCGTGTTTATACGAATGCCAAAAACAGTTATAACAATTATGGAAGTTCTCTTGGTATTACTTATAACTTCAGTGGTAACTATACAGTATCCGGCAATATTAACTACAGTGATATTACTAAAAATAAAGAATCTGATTTATTTGTTACCGGATTCAATACTCCTAAGTGGGCATCTAATCTATCTTTCGGAAATAGACAGATTCTGCCAAACGTAGGTTTTAATCTTGTTTGGAAATGGCAGGATGCATTTGACTGGGAAAGCCCGCTTGTGAATGCCCGTGTCTCCGCTTATAATAATATTGATGCACAGGTTAGTTACAAGATGCCTAAAACAACTATTAAACTTGGTGGAAGTAATATATTAAACAATCATTATATACAATATGCAGGTGGACCTACACTTGGCGCTTTATACTATATGGCTATCACTTTTGATAACATCTTAACGAAATAA
- a CDS encoding PEGA domain-containing protein, with product MKKILLLSLVTITLTSCATIFTGTKQTVTIKTFPEGAKVEVDGLDRGITPVAVRLKKGFSGQTVTLKKEGYEFKMFQPETTFNPVSILNFIGIIGWGVDAATGAMMKYDPKVYEITLDPKK from the coding sequence ATGAAAAAAATTTTACTATTATCGTTAGTAACTATTACTTTAACTTCTTGTGCGACAATTTTTACAGGGACAAAACAAACAGTGACTATTAAAACCTTTCCTGAAGGTGCTAAAGTTGAGGTTGATGGTCTTGATAGGGGCATAACTCCTGTAGCAGTCAGACTTAAAAAAGGTTTTAGCGGTCAAACAGTTACTTTAAAGAAAGAAGGCTATGAATTTAAGATGTTTCAACCTGAAACAACTTTTAATCCGGTCTCTATCTTAAACTTTATTGGAATAATTGGTTGGGGTGTTGATGCTGCTACTGGGGCGATGATGAAATATGATCCTAAAGTCTATGAAATAACACTGGATCCTAAAAAATAA
- a CDS encoding membrane protein, which yields MKLLLILFTAFFLALIGTKLVYGFWDFLFAGNLGMTVFIIFTGLSHFRFQKGMVMMMPDFIPAKLFLVYLTGVLEIAAGIGLMIPSLRATTAILLIIFFVVVFIANVNSSRKMINIFKADYTGPGMNYLYAQRLPMQLILIAWVWYFGLYLK from the coding sequence ATGAAATTATTACTTATTCTTTTTACAGCTTTTTTTCTTGCCCTGATAGGCACAAAATTAGTCTACGGTTTTTGGGATTTTTTATTTGCAGGTAATCTTGGTATGACTGTTTTTATCATTTTCACTGGTTTGTCGCATTTTAGATTTCAAAAAGGTATGGTGATGATGATGCCAGATTTTATTCCTGCAAAATTATTTTTAGTATACTTAACGGGAGTACTCGAAATTGCAGCTGGAATCGGATTGATGATACCCTCATTAAGAGCAACCACTGCAATATTGCTCATTATCTTTTTTGTTGTCGTCTTCATTGCAAATGTTAATTCTTCGAGAAAGATGATCAATATTTTTAAAGCCGATTATACGGGGCCGGGGATGAATTATTTATATGCACAAAGACTTCCGATGCAGCTTATTTTAATAGCATGGGTATGGTATTTTGGGCTTTATTTAAAATAA